A region of uncultured Carboxylicivirga sp. DNA encodes the following proteins:
- the yaaA gene encoding peroxide stress protein YaaA, whose amino-acid sequence MIIIISPAKTLDFETKVPATLNTDIRFPKEATALVKQLKKLKPAALSELMSISSPLATLNHHRFQLWQHPFHEAETRAALFAFKGEVYTGIDAYSLNTNEVDYANSHLRILSGLYGLLRPLDNIMPYRLEMGTKLEISSKKNLYEFWGDKITKLLLKDMNESKEEVLINLASNEYFKSIDRKKLKKQIVTPVFKDQKNGEYKVISFFAKKARGLMTRFIIQNQIENPDDLRAFDVDGYYYHQDLSKPDMPTFVRDHP is encoded by the coding sequence ATGATCATAATAATTTCACCTGCCAAAACACTTGATTTTGAAACAAAGGTACCGGCAACCTTAAATACAGATATACGTTTCCCAAAGGAAGCCACTGCATTGGTAAAACAGCTGAAAAAATTAAAACCTGCTGCATTATCAGAATTAATGAGTATAAGTTCGCCTTTGGCAACACTTAACCACCATCGTTTTCAGTTATGGCAACATCCTTTTCATGAAGCAGAAACAAGAGCTGCCTTATTCGCCTTTAAAGGGGAGGTTTACACCGGAATAGATGCCTACTCGTTAAATACCAATGAGGTGGATTATGCCAATTCTCACCTTCGAATATTATCCGGTTTATATGGATTACTTCGTCCTTTGGATAACATTATGCCTTACCGCCTTGAGATGGGCACAAAGCTTGAAATCAGTTCAAAAAAGAATCTTTATGAGTTCTGGGGCGACAAAATCACCAAGCTTCTCCTGAAAGATATGAATGAAAGTAAAGAAGAAGTATTGATCAATCTGGCATCCAATGAATATTTTAAGTCAATCGACCGAAAAAAACTAAAAAAACAAATTGTCACACCCGTTTTTAAAGATCAGAAAAATGGTGAATACAAGGTAATAAGTTTCTTTGCCAAGAAAGCCAGAGGATTAATGACTCGTTTCATCATTCAGAACCAGATTGAAAATCCGGATGATCTGAGGGCATTCGATGTGGATGGATATTATTATCATCAGGATTTATCTAAACCTGATATGCCAACATTTGTGCGTGACCACCCATAA
- the agaR gene encoding transcriptional repressor AgaR has translation MKISFIERKRNEMNDFDPNTTVGRRGLILKILDDRGQVNVHELSEQFNVSEVTIRNDLTQLEHKNLLIRARGGAIKTDKVNLEIKLSDKKIQHSKEKEAIGKRAARLIEDGDTIVLDSGTTTKEVANHLHRFKNLTVITNALNIAAPLAEMEHINIIMPGGVMRKKSLSLVGSIGQNNLKNFFSDKLFIGADGIDAQLGISTPHIEEAALNRTMLKMAKKVILVADSSKFKKRSLAIIGQLTDIDVIVTDRGLAEDDYEKLINAGIEVIIAD, from the coding sequence GTGAAAATAAGTTTTATCGAAAGAAAACGAAACGAAATGAATGACTTTGATCCAAATACTACAGTCGGCCGACGCGGACTTATACTTAAAATATTAGATGACAGAGGACAGGTGAACGTACATGAACTTAGCGAACAATTTAATGTAAGCGAAGTAACTATACGTAATGACCTTACTCAGCTCGAGCACAAGAATCTCTTGATACGTGCCAGGGGTGGAGCCATCAAAACGGACAAGGTTAATCTTGAAATAAAACTCTCAGATAAAAAAATACAACATTCAAAAGAAAAGGAAGCCATTGGTAAAAGAGCTGCCAGATTAATTGAGGACGGCGATACTATTGTATTGGATTCCGGAACAACCACTAAAGAAGTGGCCAATCATCTTCATCGTTTTAAAAATCTGACCGTTATAACCAACGCATTAAACATTGCAGCTCCATTAGCTGAAATGGAGCACATCAATATAATTATGCCTGGAGGTGTAATGCGTAAAAAATCTCTTTCGTTGGTCGGCTCTATTGGTCAGAATAATCTGAAAAACTTCTTTAGCGATAAATTATTTATTGGTGCAGATGGAATTGATGCTCAACTCGGTATTAGTACACCACATATCGAAGAAGCTGCCTTGAATCGCACCATGCTTAAAATGGCCAAAAAAGTCATACTGGTTGCTGATTCAAGTAAGTTTAAAAAACGAAGTCTGGCAATTATTGGTCAACTCACCGACATAGACGTAATTGTTACTGACCGAGGGTTAGCTGAAGATGATTACGAAAAACTAATTAACGCTGGTATTGAAGTAATAATAGCTGATTAG
- a CDS encoding phosphoglucomutase, whose protein sequence is MAFNWKSLQNGSDIRGVALEGVPGENVNLDEKVVYQLAKAFFTWLKRQSEGKTLKVAVGMDSRLSGPALKSSFIKGLSDQGADVMDCDMASTPAMFMTTVTEPYLADGGVMLTASHLPYNRNGLKFFTSKGGLEKTDISEILDIAASETYLSDNAVGIIEDINFIDVYSNILAEKIKTEVNDTQNYNQPLSGFKIVLDAGNGAGGFYAHKVLKELGADINGSQFLEPDGSFPNHIPNPEDEQAMQSICKAVEETGADLGIIFDTDVDRAAIVDNNANPVNRNELVALSAVIINEEHPGSVVVTDSITSDGLSWFINDYLKASHHRFKRGYKNVINESVRLNETGKESWLAIETSGHAALKENYFLDDGAYLVTKILIKMARLKKDGKLLSSLIKALPQPEESKEFRIKIETEGFKEYGEKVISDLGLFADAKDDWKILPDNYEGIRVSCTDESQKGWFLLRLSLHDPVIPLNIESDVVGGVNAIADQLIAFFEEYKYLNFSVLKK, encoded by the coding sequence ATGGCATTTAACTGGAAGAGTTTACAGAATGGTTCTGATATCAGAGGAGTTGCACTGGAAGGTGTTCCTGGTGAGAATGTAAACCTGGATGAAAAGGTAGTTTATCAGTTAGCGAAGGCTTTTTTTACATGGCTAAAAAGGCAAAGTGAAGGTAAAACGCTGAAGGTGGCTGTTGGTATGGATTCACGACTATCGGGTCCTGCATTGAAATCATCTTTTATTAAAGGACTTTCGGACCAGGGAGCTGATGTAATGGATTGTGATATGGCATCAACACCTGCAATGTTTATGACAACCGTTACAGAACCATATCTGGCTGATGGAGGTGTGATGTTAACCGCAAGTCATCTTCCTTATAATCGCAATGGATTGAAGTTTTTTACTTCTAAAGGAGGCCTCGAAAAGACCGATATTTCTGAAATTCTTGATATTGCAGCTTCAGAAACCTATCTTTCGGATAATGCTGTTGGAATTATAGAGGACATTAATTTTATTGATGTTTATTCTAACATACTGGCAGAAAAAATAAAAACAGAGGTAAACGATACCCAAAATTATAACCAACCTCTATCAGGCTTTAAAATAGTGCTGGATGCAGGTAATGGAGCCGGTGGGTTTTATGCCCATAAAGTATTAAAAGAATTGGGTGCTGATATTAATGGCAGCCAGTTTCTTGAGCCTGACGGTAGTTTCCCAAATCATATTCCTAATCCCGAAGATGAGCAGGCCATGCAATCAATTTGTAAGGCTGTAGAAGAGACTGGAGCTGATCTGGGAATTATTTTTGATACCGATGTTGACAGAGCTGCTATCGTTGATAATAATGCCAACCCTGTAAACAGAAATGAGCTTGTTGCTCTTTCGGCAGTGATTATTAATGAGGAGCATCCGGGTTCAGTAGTCGTTACTGATTCCATCACGTCTGATGGTTTGTCGTGGTTTATTAATGATTATTTAAAAGCCAGTCATCACAGATTTAAAAGAGGGTATAAGAATGTTATCAATGAGTCGGTTCGTTTAAATGAAACCGGTAAGGAATCCTGGCTGGCCATTGAAACATCCGGACATGCAGCTTTAAAAGAGAATTATTTCTTAGATGATGGTGCTTACCTTGTTACGAAAATTCTGATTAAAATGGCACGTTTGAAGAAGGATGGGAAACTACTGTCTTCTTTAATTAAAGCATTGCCACAGCCGGAAGAGAGTAAGGAGTTCAGGATTAAAATTGAAACTGAAGGTTTTAAAGAATATGGTGAAAAAGTAATCAGTGATCTGGGTTTATTTGCGGATGCTAAGGATGACTGGAAGATTTTACCTGATAATTACGAAGGAATAAGAGTGTCATGCACTGATGAGAGTCAGAAAGGATGGTTTTTACTTCGTTTATCACTTCACGATCCTGTGATTCCACTTAATATTGAGTCAGATGTTGTGGGTGGGGTTAATGCTATTGCAGACCAACTTATAGCATTTTTTGAGGAATATAAATACCTTAACTTTAGTGTATTAAAAAAATAG
- a CDS encoding hydrolase, translating to MRVLKDNAVALIVDIQERLFPHIYEHEQLAKNVEILIQGLQALEVPVVVSEQYKKGLGDTIEPIEKLIASDPHIEKMAFSCCDEPKLMEKTELTGKRFVILAGMETHICVLQTAIDLLERGYHPVVVEDCVSSRTLANKQNAIERMRQEGVIVTSYESLLFELCRYAGSDTFKTISKLVK from the coding sequence ATGCGAGTGTTGAAAGATAATGCAGTTGCTTTGATTGTTGATATTCAGGAAAGATTATTTCCTCACATATACGAGCATGAGCAATTAGCAAAAAATGTTGAGATATTAATTCAAGGTTTGCAAGCTTTGGAAGTGCCTGTTGTGGTTAGTGAACAATACAAAAAAGGTTTGGGAGATACAATTGAGCCAATCGAAAAACTTATTGCCTCAGATCCGCATATCGAAAAAATGGCGTTTAGCTGTTGCGATGAACCAAAATTGATGGAAAAAACTGAATTAACAGGAAAACGGTTTGTGATTTTGGCAGGTATGGAAACGCATATTTGTGTGTTACAAACAGCCATAGATTTGCTGGAAAGAGGTTATCATCCGGTTGTTGTTGAAGATTGTGTTAGCTCGCGTACATTAGCAAATAAACAGAATGCAATTGAGCGTATGAGGCAGGAAGGCGTCATTGTAACTTCTTATGAATCGTTGTTATTCGAATTATGTCGTTATGCCGGTTCAGATACTTTTAAAACTATCAGTAAGTTGGTGAAATAA
- a CDS encoding 5'-nucleotidase C-terminal domain-containing protein, whose translation MFKPSKHLNLIHAAFALLLVTSFSCQNSSYQTQKVESQTIYLDDSFREDQSVVEFIAPIKDSIDIQMNQVIGYAAKTLDKNLPEGLLTNFVSDLILEESRVVCQNKDKQLPQPDMALMNHKGLRTIIEEGPVTVNKIFQLMPFENEIVLVTLNREQTIEFLDYISSEGGDGIAGATFTIKNGKASDIKINGQTLNRESYVVATSDYLSKGGDHYDVFKKGKVTETKVKLRDMIIDHIKKLETNNQKIDAKLDNRIK comes from the coding sequence ATGTTTAAACCTAGTAAACATCTGAATCTTATTCATGCTGCTTTTGCTTTGCTTTTGGTAACATCCTTTAGCTGTCAAAACAGTAGCTACCAAACACAAAAAGTTGAATCACAAACCATTTATTTGGATGATTCTTTCAGAGAGGATCAATCAGTGGTTGAATTTATAGCCCCTATTAAGGACAGCATCGACATTCAAATGAACCAGGTAATAGGCTATGCTGCAAAGACTTTGGACAAGAATTTACCAGAAGGATTGTTAACTAATTTCGTATCAGATCTGATTTTAGAAGAATCCAGAGTTGTTTGCCAGAATAAGGATAAGCAACTTCCTCAGCCGGATATGGCCTTAATGAATCACAAAGGTCTAAGAACCATTATTGAAGAAGGTCCTGTAACCGTTAACAAGATCTTTCAATTAATGCCTTTCGAGAACGAAATTGTGTTAGTCACCTTAAACCGCGAACAAACAATTGAGTTTTTGGATTACATATCCAGTGAAGGCGGTGATGGAATAGCCGGTGCTACATTTACTATTAAAAATGGCAAAGCTTCAGATATAAAAATTAATGGTCAAACCCTTAACAGAGAAAGTTATGTTGTTGCAACCTCTGATTACCTATCTAAAGGAGGCGACCATTATGATGTTTTCAAGAAGGGAAAAGTAACAGAAACCAAGGTTAAGTTACGTGATATGATAATTGATCATATTAAAAAACTCGAAACCAACAATCAAAAAATAGACGCTAAACTGGATAACCGAATCAAATAA
- a CDS encoding substrate-binding domain-containing protein: protein MKIQIILAAFLIFLCSCSKNENYKIGFLYSSDVTKRFVIEGNYFKERASELGAEVIIDNGNGNEAVQYDKALEMFDSDIDALVLIAINANTAASIVREGQNRGVKVVAYNRIIFNCEPDLFISGDTKQLGKLMVNEVLKKRKDGKVIIFGGDKYDRNAIGLQNSIDEEIKPYIESGAFEILYQTYIEEWSDKNAEYEMKQFISLSNEKPDIVFAGFDGMADAVIKVLEENDMMDGVLITGQDAEITGVKNIIAGKQLMTAYHPLKLNAYTAAELTIDMLNGKNIDKEKLSYTFNGSIEVPTIKIPSVAITKENIDKELIETGVYTKQEVYN from the coding sequence ATGAAAATCCAAATTATTCTGGCAGCTTTCTTAATTTTTCTTTGCAGTTGCTCTAAAAATGAGAACTATAAAATTGGTTTTCTTTATTCTTCAGATGTAACTAAACGATTTGTTATAGAAGGAAATTATTTCAAAGAAAGAGCTTCAGAATTAGGTGCAGAAGTTATAATAGACAATGGTAACGGTAATGAAGCTGTGCAGTATGACAAAGCTTTGGAAATGTTTGACTCTGATATTGATGCTTTGGTTCTTATTGCAATTAATGCAAATACAGCAGCATCCATTGTTCGTGAAGGACAAAACAGAGGTGTTAAGGTAGTTGCCTACAATCGTATCATATTTAACTGTGAACCCGACCTTTTTATCTCAGGTGACACTAAACAATTAGGCAAGTTAATGGTAAATGAAGTTTTGAAAAAAAGAAAAGATGGTAAGGTAATCATCTTTGGAGGTGACAAATATGACCGCAATGCCATTGGATTACAAAACTCAATAGATGAGGAGATTAAACCTTATATTGAATCAGGAGCCTTTGAGATATTATATCAGACATACATTGAGGAATGGAGCGATAAAAATGCAGAATATGAAATGAAACAGTTCATCTCATTAAGCAATGAAAAACCAGACATTGTATTTGCCGGTTTCGACGGAATGGCGGATGCAGTGATAAAAGTTCTGGAAGAAAATGATATGATGGACGGAGTTTTAATTACTGGTCAGGATGCCGAAATTACGGGCGTTAAAAATATTATTGCCGGCAAACAATTGATGACAGCCTATCACCCATTAAAATTGAATGCATACACTGCTGCAGAATTGACAATTGACATGTTGAATGGAAAGAACATAGACAAAGAAAAACTTAGTTATACTTTTAATGGTTCTATTGAAGTACCAACTATTAAAATTCCATCTGTAGCAATTACCAAAGAAAATATTGATAAAGAATTAATAGAAACCGGAGTTTACACAAAACAAGAAGTGTATAACTAA
- a CDS encoding carbohydrate kinase, translating into MRRVFGLGETVMDMIFKDNQPVAAKAGGSALNTMVSLARMNVSSYFISEVGTDRLGQMIMEFLQENQLHTEYICRFDEGKSALALAFLNENNDAEYEFFKDYPKQRLVGEIPEFTPGDILVFGSFFGLNPVIRPRLLEYLHQAKSAGAIIIYDPNFRSHHLENRELLLPIIQENLQLADLVRGSDEDFENIYGTKDPKEVYSQVAQYCNNLIITANKNGVHAFGENHYRHYKVPVIEPVSTIGAGDNFNAGMIKAFLDFNIIKSKDLYLSKEDWMHVAAYGIEFSAEVCMRLDNYIHSDFSKKLHEKVKKRIETIN; encoded by the coding sequence ATGAGGAGAGTTTTTGGATTAGGGGAAACAGTAATGGATATGATTTTTAAAGATAATCAACCTGTTGCTGCAAAAGCTGGAGGAAGTGCATTAAACACTATGGTTTCTTTGGCACGTATGAATGTATCCTCTTATTTTATTAGTGAAGTTGGAACAGATCGTTTGGGACAGATGATTATGGAATTTCTACAAGAAAATCAACTTCATACAGAGTATATCTGTCGTTTCGATGAAGGTAAATCGGCATTGGCTCTGGCATTTCTTAATGAGAATAATGATGCCGAATATGAATTCTTCAAAGATTACCCTAAGCAAAGACTGGTAGGTGAAATACCTGAGTTTACTCCTGGTGATATTCTGGTTTTTGGTTCTTTCTTTGGATTAAATCCGGTTATTCGTCCTCGTTTACTTGAATATCTGCATCAAGCTAAATCAGCAGGTGCTATCATTATATATGATCCTAATTTCAGAAGTCATCATCTTGAAAACCGAGAATTACTATTACCCATTATTCAGGAGAATTTGCAATTGGCTGATTTGGTCAGAGGAAGTGATGAAGATTTTGAGAATATATACGGAACTAAGGATCCTAAAGAGGTTTATTCACAAGTAGCCCAATACTGTAATAACTTAATTATTACAGCTAATAAAAATGGAGTGCATGCCTTTGGTGAGAATCATTACCGTCATTACAAGGTTCCAGTTATAGAGCCGGTTAGCACAATAGGAGCCGGTGATAATTTTAATGCAGGAATGATTAAAGCTTTTCTTGATTTTAATATTATTAAATCAAAAGACTTATACCTGTCCAAAGAAGACTGGATGCACGTGGCTGCTTACGGAATAGAGTTTTCTGCTGAAGTTTGTATGCGTCTGGACAATTACATCCATAGCGATTTCAGCAAAAAACTGCACGAAAAAGTTAAAAAGAGAATTGAAACTATTAATTAA
- a CDS encoding SIS domain-containing protein, with amino-acid sequence MILEEVKALLQHEAQAIQNIPATDDFEKAVNLIHSQVHEQKGKLITTGMGKAGQIAINMATTFSSTGTPAVFLHPSEAQHGDLGVVQENDIMLMISNSGKTREIIELIDLARGLRPNIKIIVITSNTESVLAQESDVCISTGNPTEVCVLGLTPTTSTTTMTVIGDILVVLLMKKINFTNADYAKRHHGGYLGDKSRKAAGIK; translated from the coding sequence ATGATCCTAGAGGAAGTTAAGGCGCTTTTACAACATGAAGCGCAAGCGATACAGAATATTCCGGCAACAGATGATTTTGAAAAAGCCGTTAATCTTATTCATAGCCAGGTGCATGAGCAAAAGGGTAAGCTTATAACAACAGGAATGGGCAAAGCTGGTCAGATTGCAATCAATATGGCGACCACCTTTAGTTCAACCGGAACACCAGCAGTATTTTTACATCCTAGCGAAGCTCAACATGGAGATTTAGGGGTTGTACAGGAAAACGATATTATGCTGATGATATCCAATTCTGGAAAAACACGTGAAATAATTGAACTAATTGATTTAGCCCGTGGTCTTCGTCCTAATATTAAAATAATTGTAATAACCAGTAATACTGAGTCTGTTTTGGCACAGGAGTCCGATGTTTGTATCAGTACCGGAAATCCAACAGAAGTTTGTGTGCTGGGGTTGACCCCAACTACATCCACAACTACCATGACGGTGATTGGAGATATTTTGGTTGTTTTATTGATGAAAAAAATCAATTTTACCAATGCTGATTATGCAAAGCGTCACCATGGAGGATATCTGGGTGATAAATCGAGAAAGGCAGCTGGTATAAAATAA
- a CDS encoding metallophosphatase, protein MKHDRRKFIKQIGAGALAMAAVPQLYSCSDKEVRLTILHTNDVHSQIEPLPANHHEYPNGGGYAKRAAIVSKIRQESEHILLLDCGDIFQGTPYFNFFKGELELKLMSKMGYDAATIGNHEFDNGIEELSIQMKKASFPFVCSNYDFDNTPLEGMTLPYLVINKGPLKIGLIGLGIELDGLVTSDRIGNTKYIDPIEVANKTAQLLKEKENCDYIIALSHLGFEYKDDKISDIKLAENTSQIDMILGGHTHTFMKEPSFVKNKLGKEVVINQMGKSGIFLGRLDVSFSKGSAQPTVINTLYHV, encoded by the coding sequence ATGAAACACGACAGACGTAAATTTATTAAACAAATTGGTGCCGGTGCTTTAGCTATGGCTGCTGTTCCGCAACTCTATTCATGTTCAGACAAAGAAGTTCGATTAACCATTTTGCATACCAATGATGTTCATAGTCAAATTGAACCATTACCGGCTAATCATCATGAATATCCCAATGGCGGCGGTTATGCCAAACGGGCAGCTATAGTAAGTAAAATAAGACAGGAAAGCGAACATATTTTATTACTTGACTGTGGAGACATTTTTCAGGGTACACCTTACTTCAATTTTTTCAAAGGTGAGCTGGAATTAAAACTTATGAGCAAAATGGGCTATGATGCTGCAACCATAGGAAATCATGAGTTTGATAACGGAATCGAAGAACTGTCAATTCAAATGAAAAAGGCTTCCTTCCCTTTTGTGTGCAGCAATTATGACTTTGACAATACTCCTCTTGAAGGAATGACTTTACCATATCTGGTAATTAACAAAGGGCCATTAAAAATTGGTTTAATAGGTTTGGGCATAGAACTGGATGGTTTAGTTACCAGTGATCGAATTGGAAATACAAAGTACATCGATCCAATTGAAGTAGCTAATAAAACAGCTCAATTATTGAAAGAAAAAGAGAACTGCGATTACATTATTGCTTTATCACATTTAGGTTTTGAATATAAGGATGACAAAATATCGGATATCAAATTGGCAGAAAACACTTCGCAGATTGACATGATTTTAGGTGGCCATACGCATACTTTCATGAAAGAACCTTCCTTTGTAAAAAACAAACTGGGTAAAGAAGTTGTCATAAATCAAATGGGTAAATCAGGCATTTTTCTGGGGCGCCTCGATGTTTCTTTTTCTAAAGGCTCTGCTCAACCAACTGTAATTAATACCTTATATCATGTCTGA
- a CDS encoding tRNA-dihydrouridine synthase family protein, translating to MNSIKPIYLAPLQGYTNVYYRRALSEVYSIVNKYFTPFFEEAKGSFSDPQLLPELDQELNAGCDLIPQVASNNSKFLIDFTQKVNELGFDEVNINMGCPFPMLVKRQKGGGMLSEPYLVEKLLNDFFKKDLHVRLSIKMRAGLNHFDQGLEILKVINKFPIHEIIIHPRLVTQKYNGEPNWFDFERMFDNTHIPLVANGDLLSNDDIQNICTRFPHIKAVMVGRGILRDPSIINLLDEKQKGERFRLFHQVYFDLVMKNAFNWNQAFNYFNNFWFYPLTSTVEGKRHFRKLRKYNNIEGYKEWINPAFDLI from the coding sequence TTGAATTCGATAAAACCTATATATCTGGCTCCATTACAAGGGTATACAAATGTTTATTACAGAAGAGCTTTGAGTGAAGTTTATTCGATTGTAAACAAGTATTTTACACCTTTTTTTGAGGAAGCAAAAGGTAGCTTTTCTGATCCACAACTATTACCTGAACTTGATCAGGAGTTAAATGCAGGTTGTGATTTGATTCCTCAGGTTGCAAGCAATAATTCAAAATTTTTGATTGATTTTACTCAAAAGGTAAATGAACTTGGTTTTGATGAAGTAAACATAAATATGGGTTGTCCGTTTCCAATGCTGGTAAAAAGGCAAAAGGGAGGAGGGATGTTATCAGAGCCTTATTTGGTTGAAAAGCTATTGAATGACTTTTTTAAGAAAGACCTTCATGTTAGACTATCCATTAAAATGCGTGCTGGATTGAATCATTTCGATCAGGGTTTAGAAATTCTGAAAGTCATAAATAAGTTCCCAATTCACGAAATTATTATTCATCCCCGCCTAGTAACGCAAAAGTATAACGGTGAACCCAATTGGTTTGATTTTGAACGAATGTTTGATAATACTCATATTCCGTTAGTTGCAAATGGTGATCTTTTATCAAATGATGATATTCAAAATATTTGTACACGATTTCCTCATATAAAAGCAGTAATGGTGGGGCGAGGTATTTTAAGAGATCCTTCAATCATTAATTTATTAGATGAAAAACAAAAAGGTGAGCGATTTAGGCTATTCCATCAGGTTTATTTTGATTTGGTTATGAAGAATGCATTTAACTGGAATCAGGCGTTTAATTATTTTAATAATTTTTGGTTTTATCCTTTGACATCTACAGTAGAAGGCAAGCGTCATTTTAGAAAATTGAGAAAGTATAATAATATTGAAGGTTATAAGGAATGGATTAATCCGGCATTTGATTTAATATAA